The sequence AGTCGGCGCACAGTACCGTGGCCAACGCCTGGCTCGGCCCGCTCGAAGACTGACCCGGCCCGGGGCACCCTCCGGCGAGGGACTAGACGGTGGCTTCCACGCGCAGGACCTTGCGGCGCAGCCAGTACTTGCGGCCGCCGCCCATGTACAGCCGGGTACGGACCAGGTCCCACTTGCCGTACTCGGCGTGCTCGGCCAGCGCGCGGCGCGCTTCCTTCACGGATTCGCCCTTGGCCAGGGTCAGCACGAGGTACTCGTAGTCGCGGGCATGGTCACGCTCGCGCTGGCTCGTTCCGGTTCCGAATTGTTCCCTCATTGCCCTCCGATCTCTTCACTTATTCTTCCCCCAACGGCTAACGTCTACTACATGGCCATTGATCCGCGTGTCGCGCTCCAGTCATTCACCGCTGCCCTCGAAGAACACCTTGCCGCCGCGTCCAGCCGGCGGGGAGAAAACGACCCGGCCGTGGAAGCGGCCTTTTCCTCCATCATGGAAACCTTCGAAGCCTATGAGGATGCACTTTACGACGCCTTCGGCGAAGTTACACCCCTGGTGATTTACGACGAGACCGAGGACGAGGACCGCGACGAGCAGGAAGACGATTACGACGACGTCGCGGACCCGTTCGACGACGACCTGGAGATCGAGGAGAAGTAGCCGGCGGCCGGCGCGGACTCAGGCCGGCGTCGCCGAAATGTCGTCCAGGGCGGAGGCGATTTCGGCGGGAATCCTCTTGGGCGCGGCCGCCAGGATCTGGTGCAGCTGTGCGGGCGTCCGCGGCCCGACCACCGCGGTGGCGATGCCCGGCTGGTCCAGTGCCCAGCCCAGGGCGAGTTCCAGGGCCGGAATATCCAGCCCGCGCGCGGCCGTTGCCAGCGCCTCAGTGATCCGCGCCGAGCGCCCGGACAGATAGGGCTCGACGTAGGCGGCCCCCGTCTCGGAGCTGCCTCGCGAATCCGCCGGGATCCCGCCCCGGTATTTCCCGGTGAGCACGCCGCGGCCCAGCGGCGACCAGGCCATCACGCCCGCCCCGAGGGCACGGGCCGCCGGAATGACCTCGCGCTCGGCGGTGCGCTTGAGCAGCGAGTACTCGGACTGGACGGCGACCAGCGGCACTGCGCTGATCGAGATGGCCCGCGCCAGCTGCCACCCGGAGTAATTCGACACGCCCACGTAGCGGGCCCGGCCGGATCCCACCGC is a genomic window of Arthrobacter sp. Marseille-P9274 containing:
- a CDS encoding DUF5703 family protein; this encodes MREQFGTGTSQRERDHARDYEYLVLTLAKGESVKEARRALAEHAEYGKWDLVRTRLYMGGGRKYWLRRKVLRVEATV
- a CDS encoding aldo/keto reductase codes for the protein MEQNRLGNSGLKVPHLSLGTMTWGDTTDEEHAAIMLRAYLEAGGSLLDTAAAYADGASEAIIGAFLGELVPRQEVTIVSKAGIVRRDGARELDASRGSMLRSLDASLARLGTEYLDLWLVDCWDDNVPLEETLSALEFAVGSGRARYVGVSNYSGWQLARAISISAVPLVAVQSEYSLLKRTAEREVIPAARALGAGVMAWSPLGRGVLTGKYRGGIPADSRGSSETGAAYVEPYLSGRSARITEALATAARGLDIPALELALGWALDQPGIATAVVGPRTPAQLHQILAAAPKRIPAEIASALDDISATPA